A genomic segment from Rubrobacter tropicus encodes:
- the pheT gene encoding phenylalanine--tRNA ligase subunit beta: MRVPLSWLREYLDFDLGVEELVKLFTLHSQEIDGVYRLGVTGGEVVVGEVLEFGPHPNADRLSVAKVDLGGREVQIVAGAPNPYLGARVPVVLPGSVMADGTKLKKAKLRGLESYGMMMSERELGISADHGGILLLDEGYEVGRAVEDYFPVGEVVIDVDVTPNRPDLWGMIGVARELAAILQTDFRIPEPSVEAGGAATSDYGLRVEAGDLCPRYDLRRVSGLTPGGEAPLWMRRRIHAAGMRPINAVVDATNYVMLETGQPIHAFDAAKVREGIVVRRGRPGEEITLLDGSTRSLDEGILVIADEERGLVIAGVMGAEDAEVGPETADALIEVATFTGGNILRTSQKLGLRTDASGRFERGLDPNMVDYAMERVVGLLSEVTGGRVAEDTLSHYPEPVRPWQVPLRLSRAELVLGMPVEAGSATTRLASLGCEVEGEGESLSATVPTFRRDLRREADLIEEVGRLIGLDKIPESLPGVGQPGGLTSAQRNTRLVRRVLADLGLSEAITYPFGPERWTSDLRMDDEGETDTVRIENPLSAEGRDLRTTVLPGLLDAAARNRTFGARGGGLFEVGRVFSPSPPPGGMREVALRFRMTGRVEALGPEAEPNKDSLMGVREEARVGVVLAGTVRPAGWNVSELRAGFFEAKGLVERLLPGASFEPGVAPAFLHPGRSASVRAGDTVAGWVGELHPEVAERFGLDGWPVAAFELDAGLCRPDPEPRFRPFVNVPVVPRDLAVVVDEGVPVGEMLAAVEGLGSETLAEARVFDVYAGSQVPEGQKSVAFGFVFQGERTLTDDEVDVEMKRIATLLSDEFAAQVRT; this comes from the coding sequence TTGCGCGTTCCGTTGAGCTGGCTCCGCGAGTACCTGGATTTCGATCTTGGCGTGGAAGAACTCGTCAAACTCTTTACCCTCCACAGCCAGGAGATCGACGGCGTCTACCGCCTCGGCGTGACCGGGGGCGAGGTCGTCGTGGGCGAGGTGCTGGAGTTCGGGCCGCACCCCAACGCCGATAGGCTCTCCGTCGCCAAAGTGGACCTCGGCGGCAGGGAGGTCCAGATCGTGGCCGGCGCCCCGAACCCCTACCTCGGAGCCCGCGTCCCGGTGGTCCTGCCGGGCAGCGTCATGGCCGACGGCACGAAGCTCAAGAAGGCGAAGCTCCGCGGCCTGGAGTCCTACGGCATGATGATGAGCGAACGCGAGCTCGGTATCTCCGCGGACCACGGCGGCATCCTCCTGCTAGACGAGGGCTATGAAGTCGGACGCGCCGTGGAGGACTATTTCCCCGTGGGGGAGGTCGTCATAGACGTGGACGTGACCCCAAACAGGCCGGATTTGTGGGGCATGATCGGGGTCGCCCGCGAGCTTGCCGCGATCCTCCAAACGGATTTCCGCATACCCGAACCGTCCGTCGAAGCCGGCGGCGCCGCGACCTCCGACTACGGGCTCAGGGTCGAGGCCGGGGACTTGTGCCCCCGCTACGACCTGCGGCGCGTCTCCGGTCTGACGCCGGGTGGCGAGGCCCCGCTCTGGATGCGGCGACGCATCCACGCGGCCGGGATGAGGCCCATCAACGCCGTCGTGGACGCGACGAACTACGTGATGCTCGAGACAGGGCAGCCGATCCACGCCTTCGACGCCGCGAAGGTGAGGGAGGGCATCGTGGTCAGGCGTGGGCGGCCAGGGGAGGAGATCACGCTTCTAGACGGTTCGACCCGTTCGCTAGATGAAGGGATACTCGTCATAGCGGACGAGGAGCGCGGGCTCGTGATCGCCGGCGTCATGGGCGCGGAGGACGCCGAGGTCGGCCCCGAGACCGCCGACGCCCTGATCGAGGTGGCAACATTCACCGGCGGCAATATCCTGAGGACTTCCCAGAAGCTCGGCCTCCGCACCGACGCCTCCGGCCGCTTCGAGAGGGGCCTCGACCCGAACATGGTCGACTACGCGATGGAGCGGGTCGTCGGCCTCCTCTCCGAGGTGACCGGGGGGCGGGTGGCAGAAGACACCCTCAGCCACTACCCCGAGCCTGTTCGTCCCTGGCAAGTTCCGTTGCGGCTCTCCCGGGCGGAACTCGTGCTCGGAATGCCGGTCGAGGCCGGTAGTGCGACCACGCGGCTGGCGTCGCTCGGGTGCGAGGTCGAAGGAGAAGGCGAAAGCCTCTCCGCCACCGTGCCGACGTTCCGCCGGGACCTGCGCCGCGAGGCGGACCTGATCGAGGAAGTGGGGCGCCTCATAGGCCTGGACAAGATCCCCGAGTCCCTTCCCGGTGTCGGACAGCCCGGGGGCCTCACCTCTGCACAACGCAACACGCGCCTCGTACGACGCGTTCTCGCGGATCTTGGCCTCTCCGAAGCCATCACCTACCCGTTCGGTCCCGAACGATGGACCAGCGACCTGCGGATGGACGACGAAGGGGAGACGGATACCGTGAGGATCGAGAACCCTCTCAGCGCCGAGGGGCGTGACCTGCGCACGACGGTTCTGCCGGGGCTGCTCGATGCGGCGGCCCGAAACAGGACGTTCGGCGCCCGCGGCGGGGGTCTCTTCGAGGTGGGGCGCGTCTTCTCGCCGAGCCCTCCGCCCGGCGGTATGCGCGAGGTGGCTCTAAGGTTCCGCATGACCGGGCGGGTCGAGGCCCTGGGGCCCGAGGCGGAGCCGAACAAGGACTCCCTCATGGGCGTGAGGGAGGAGGCCCGGGTTGGCGTGGTCCTGGCCGGAACCGTTCGGCCGGCGGGGTGGAACGTCTCTGAGCTCCGGGCGGGGTTCTTCGAAGCGAAGGGCCTGGTGGAGCGTCTCCTGCCGGGCGCTTCCTTCGAGCCGGGCGTTGCTCCCGCGTTCCTGCACCCCGGACGCTCCGCCTCCGTGCGGGCAGGGGACACGGTGGCTGGCTGGGTCGGTGAGCTACACCCCGAGGTCGCCGAGAGGTTCGGGCTGGACGGCTGGCCCGTCGCCGCCTTCGAGCTGGACGCCGGGCTTTGCCGCCCGGACCCGGAGCCGCGCTTCCGGCCGTTCGTGAACGTGCCAGTCGTCCCGCGCGACCTCGCCGTCGTGGTGGACGAAGGGGTGCCGGTCGGCGAGATGCTCGCCGCTGTAGAGGGCCTGGGCAGTGAGACGCTGGCGGAGGCGCGGGTCTTCGACGTCTACGCCGGCAGCCAGGTGCCCGAGGGACAGAAGAGCGTGGCCTTCGGGTTCGTCTTTCAGGGAGAGAGGACGCTCACGGACGATGAGGTAGACGTGGAAATGAAACGCATCGCCACGCTCCTATCTGACGAGTTCGCGGCGCAGGTAAGGACGTAA
- a CDS encoding GNAT family N-acetyltransferase, producing the protein MQLGGKARSLEGDRVRLRRHEPGNYGLYAGWYGDPEIWHLTSWAAAPLGRSAVKRLFEERELSTTDDSFAIHVEGEEEPVGVISLMNLSEANSSADLSVIVGHPEDRNQGFGAEAIEMILRYAFDDLGLNRVGLSVFDFNDTAISTYERLGFEHEGRLRRAVKRADGFHDALLMSVLSEEWQR; encoded by the coding sequence GTGCAACTCGGCGGCAAAGCAAGGTCGCTAGAAGGCGACAGGGTACGGCTCAGGCGTCACGAGCCCGGTAACTACGGGCTATACGCCGGCTGGTACGGGGACCCCGAGATCTGGCACCTCACGAGCTGGGCCGCTGCGCCCCTCGGACGCTCCGCCGTAAAACGCCTCTTCGAGGAACGGGAGCTCTCGACGACGGACGACTCGTTCGCCATCCACGTCGAGGGCGAAGAGGAGCCTGTCGGCGTCATAAGCCTCATGAACCTCAGCGAGGCAAACTCGTCGGCCGACCTCTCCGTAATCGTGGGCCATCCCGAGGACCGCAACCAGGGCTTCGGGGCCGAGGCGATAGAGATGATCCTGCGCTACGCCTTCGACGACCTGGGCCTGAACCGCGTGGGCCTCAGCGTCTTCGATTTCAACGACACCGCCATCTCCACTTACGAACGCCTGGGCTTCGAGCACGAGGGACGCCTCCGCCGCGCGGTCAAGCGGGCCGACGGCTTCCACGACGCCCTCTTGATGAGCGTCCTGAGCGAGGAGTGGCAGAGGTAG
- a CDS encoding DNA-3-methyladenine glycosylase — translation MLDPLGGGPRPRRALPPHHGPDRRAGLLTDVLGRSFYDRDPRQVAVDLLGCVLTHETSEGAASGLIVETEAYRPEDPACHAYKGPTMRNRNIFAGPGVAYVYVSYGIHHLLNVVCEEEGVGSAVLIRALRPLDGVELMQARRGRPKDLCNGPGRLTQALGVHIYHDGQDLTNGSLNLAHGEEPEEIVATTRIGITRGVELPWRYLTLGEKDVSVPPKTISERGLRRERSRA, via the coding sequence ATCCTCGATCCGCTCGGAGGCGGGCCTCGACCTCGACGAGCTCTCCCGCCGCATCACGGACCTGACCGGAGAGCAGGGCTCCTTACGGATGTTCTAGGCAGGTCGTTCTACGACCGGGACCCCCGCCAGGTCGCCGTCGACCTTCTCGGCTGCGTCCTGACGCACGAGACCTCCGAAGGCGCGGCGTCCGGCCTGATCGTCGAGACCGAGGCCTACCGGCCTGAAGACCCGGCCTGCCACGCCTACAAGGGGCCGACGATGCGCAACCGCAACATCTTCGCCGGGCCCGGTGTCGCCTACGTCTACGTCTCCTACGGCATCCACCACCTGCTCAACGTGGTCTGCGAGGAGGAGGGGGTCGGAAGCGCCGTCCTGATCCGGGCCCTCAGGCCCCTGGACGGCGTCGAGCTCATGCAAGCGAGACGCGGACGCCCAAAGGACCTCTGCAACGGGCCGGGCCGTCTGACCCAGGCGCTCGGCGTCCACATCTACCACGACGGTCAGGACCTGACCAACGGCTCCCTCAACCTCGCGCACGGCGAGGAACCCGAAGAGATCGTCGCGACGACGCGCATCGGGATAACGCGGGGCGTGGAGCTGCCGTGGCGCTACCTGACCCTCGGCGAGAAGGACGTGTCGGTTCCGCCGAAAACTATCTCGGAGCGGGGCTTGCGGCGGGAGCGCTCGCGGGCGTAA
- a CDS encoding transglycosylase domain-containing protein, with translation MARTHQRGRGKGTAARTPQRKGSGRPVKLPSNRRKRRSKWGGIWAKILRAIGILFLCLLVAGLALAAGGYVGVIQGVKQLEAPQNFETHPTYLYSAPLGESDDSRRVIGTIFGGQNRKTASLGEMPPHLLNALVAKEDERFREHGGVDLWGIMRALYVDIRAGEAVEGASTITQQYVKNAYLSQDRSITRKVKEALIAVELERSVYEDNKDQVLADYLNTVYFGGNAYGVEAAAETYFNKSVPDLTVAESATLVGLLWSPSTLGLDREGAGIQRDLVLRKMFETGYISSQDYNEALEVPMPEKWPAAAMVESGLQGPSTTRNFADLVEEELIARYGANTVLQGGMSVYTTIDLQAQVAAREILYGPGGYLPNADDPDLALVSLDPETGRIKAMVGNRDPDSQFNLVTQGRRQPGSSFKPFALIAALEQGIDPETTFVSEKKEYMVEVPGLDKPEKWKVENFDGIVRGEMTLEEALWWSDNTVFTDLVMNPDGRGLENGPAATIDVAKRLGVSADFGPHPHPSVVLGTQEVSPLDMATAYATIANGGRKVEPTTISKVVSNAGDEDEVLYEAPDAPRGEQVIDEEIAHKATEIMIGDVTQGIAKDASLGERPVAGKTGTSENFFDAWFIGYVPQMVTGIWMGYGEGGATLEYTLDYARKLNGLSGGITPAEIWQTYMEDIMAGKPVKNFEGVEVPQEDPVETTGPTEAISGNGPETPPVPSETTTPGATTTASPPPEEPGVVPPTTSSAPPANVAPASPEPSAVTPASAPAASPAPR, from the coding sequence ATGGCTCGCACCCACCAGAGAGGACGAGGCAAGGGTACGGCCGCGAGGACCCCACAGCGCAAGGGCTCGGGGCGGCCGGTCAAGCTACCGTCCAATCGCCGCAAGCGGCGGTCCAAGTGGGGCGGGATCTGGGCCAAGATCCTGCGCGCCATCGGCATCCTCTTTCTGTGCCTCCTCGTAGCCGGCCTGGCGCTCGCCGCGGGCGGGTACGTCGGGGTCATCCAGGGCGTGAAGCAGCTGGAGGCGCCCCAGAACTTCGAGACGCATCCGACCTACCTGTACTCGGCCCCGCTGGGCGAGAGCGACGATTCGCGGCGCGTGATCGGCACGATCTTCGGCGGCCAGAACCGCAAGACCGCCTCGCTCGGGGAGATGCCGCCCCACCTGCTGAACGCGCTGGTGGCGAAGGAGGACGAGCGCTTCAGGGAGCACGGCGGCGTGGACCTGTGGGGCATCATGCGGGCGCTCTACGTGGACATCCGGGCCGGCGAGGCCGTCGAGGGCGCGAGCACCATCACCCAGCAGTACGTAAAGAACGCCTACCTCTCCCAGGACCGCTCGATCACGCGCAAGGTCAAGGAAGCGCTCATCGCCGTCGAACTCGAGCGCAGCGTCTACGAGGACAACAAGGACCAGGTATTGGCGGACTATCTCAACACCGTGTACTTCGGCGGCAACGCGTACGGGGTCGAGGCGGCGGCCGAGACCTACTTCAACAAGTCCGTGCCGGACCTGACGGTGGCGGAGTCGGCGACGCTCGTCGGCCTCTTGTGGTCGCCTTCGACGCTCGGCCTCGACCGCGAGGGGGCCGGGATCCAGCGCGACCTGGTACTCAGGAAGATGTTCGAGACCGGCTACATCTCCAGCCAGGACTACAACGAGGCGCTCGAGGTCCCGATGCCGGAGAAGTGGCCGGCGGCGGCGATGGTCGAGTCCGGGTTGCAGGGGCCCTCGACGACGCGCAACTTCGCGGACCTCGTGGAGGAGGAGCTCATCGCCCGGTACGGGGCGAACACGGTCCTGCAGGGCGGCATGAGCGTGTACACGACCATCGACCTTCAGGCGCAGGTGGCGGCGCGCGAGATCTTATACGGCCCGGGCGGCTACCTGCCCAACGCCGACGACCCGGACCTGGCCCTCGTCTCCCTCGACCCCGAGACCGGCCGCATAAAGGCGATGGTCGGCAACAGGGACCCGGACTCTCAGTTCAACCTCGTCACGCAAGGGAGGCGCCAGCCCGGCAGCTCCTTCAAACCCTTCGCGCTCATCGCGGCGCTGGAGCAGGGTATAGATCCCGAGACGACGTTCGTCTCGGAGAAGAAGGAGTACATGGTTGAGGTGCCCGGCCTCGACAAGCCCGAGAAGTGGAAGGTCGAGAACTTCGACGGGATCGTGCGCGGCGAGATGACGCTCGAAGAAGCCCTCTGGTGGTCGGACAACACGGTCTTCACGGACCTCGTGATGAACCCGGACGGACGCGGCCTGGAGAACGGACCGGCCGCGACCATAGACGTCGCCAAGCGTCTCGGCGTCTCCGCGGACTTCGGCCCCCACCCCCACCCTTCGGTGGTGCTCGGCACGCAGGAGGTCTCCCCGCTCGACATGGCGACGGCCTACGCCACCATCGCCAACGGCGGCCGCAAGGTGGAGCCGACGACCATCTCCAAAGTCGTGAGCAACGCCGGGGACGAGGACGAGGTCCTCTACGAGGCGCCGGACGCGCCGCGGGGGGAGCAGGTAATAGACGAGGAGATAGCCCACAAGGCGACCGAGATCATGATCGGGGACGTCACGCAGGGTATCGCCAAGGACGCATCTCTCGGAGAGCGCCCGGTCGCCGGCAAGACGGGTACGAGCGAGAACTTCTTCGACGCGTGGTTCATCGGGTACGTGCCGCAGATGGTCACCGGGATCTGGATGGGCTACGGCGAGGGCGGAGCCACCCTCGAGTACACCCTCGACTACGCCCGCAAGCTCAACGGGCTCTCAGGCGGCATTACGCCGGCCGAGATCTGGCAGACCTATATGGAGGACATAATGGCCGGCAAGCCCGTCAAAAACTTCGAGGGCGTCGAGGTCCCGCAAGAAGACCCCGTCGAGACCACGGGCCCGACCGAAGCCATCTCTGGGAACGGGCCGGAGACGCCCCCCGTGCCGTCCGAGACCACGACGCCAGGCGCCACCACGACGGCCAGCCCGCCTCCGGAGGAGCCCGGTGTGGTACCGCCCACGACTTCTAGCGCGCCGCCGGCAAACGTCGCCCCGGCCAGCCCGGAACCATCGGCCGTTACGCCCGCGAGCGCTCCCGCCGCAAGCCCCGCTCCGAGATAG
- the tyrS gene encoding tyrosine--tRNA ligase, with the protein MTAGTNHGEIYRNTVDVIPREELDRRLKSGRALRVKLGIDPTAPDIHLGFVVVLKKLRAFQELGHTAVLTIGDYTARVGDPSGKSKTRPVLSPEQIEENTRTYLEQAYLVLDKDKTEVRHNSEWLAPLALADLIRLTRATTVARILERDDFSKRFAAGDAITLTELLYPLMQAYDSVALDADVELGGTDQLYNLLMGRHVMEYYDKTPQCVMTTPLLVGTDGAIKMSKSVGNYIGVTEAPKDVFGKTMSIPDHLMEDYFSLVLDRPMPEGEPVEQKRELARSLVRMFHGEGAVADAERIFDAVVRREVPDDVPEVEVAEGESVWIVDLITRAGFAGTNGEARRFVRGGAVRLGGEVVRDEKLSKPATDLDGVILQVGKRRYARIAVR; encoded by the coding sequence ATGACGGCTGGTACTAATCACGGCGAGATCTACCGTAATACGGTGGACGTGATCCCGCGCGAGGAGTTGGACAGGCGCCTGAAGTCCGGCAGGGCGCTGCGGGTCAAGCTGGGGATCGACCCCACGGCCCCGGACATCCACCTCGGCTTCGTCGTCGTGCTCAAGAAGCTGCGGGCGTTCCAGGAGCTCGGCCACACGGCGGTTTTGACCATAGGGGACTACACCGCGCGCGTCGGGGACCCTTCGGGCAAGTCGAAGACCAGGCCGGTGCTCTCGCCGGAGCAGATCGAGGAGAACACCCGCACCTACCTCGAGCAGGCGTACCTGGTGCTCGACAAGGACAAGACGGAAGTACGCCATAACTCCGAGTGGCTGGCGCCGCTGGCGCTGGCCGATCTGATCCGACTGACAAGGGCGACCACCGTCGCCCGCATCCTGGAACGCGACGACTTCTCCAAACGCTTCGCCGCAGGCGACGCCATCACGCTAACGGAGCTGCTGTACCCGCTGATGCAGGCCTACGACTCCGTCGCCCTCGACGCCGACGTCGAGCTCGGCGGCACGGACCAGCTCTACAACCTCCTCATGGGCCGTCACGTAATGGAGTACTACGACAAGACCCCCCAGTGCGTAATGACGACCCCCTTGCTCGTCGGCACCGACGGCGCCATAAAGATGAGCAAGTCCGTCGGCAACTACATTGGCGTCACCGAAGCGCCGAAGGACGTGTTCGGCAAGACCATGAGCATCCCGGACCACCTGATGGAGGACTACTTCTCGCTGGTCCTGGACCGTCCGATGCCAGAAGGAGAGCCCGTCGAGCAGAAGCGGGAGCTGGCGCGCTCCCTGGTTCGGATGTTCCACGGCGAGGGCGCGGTGGCGGACGCTGAGAGGATCTTCGACGCCGTCGTGCGCCGCGAGGTGCCCGACGACGTTCCCGAGGTGGAGGTGGCGGAGGGGGAGAGCGTCTGGATCGTTGACCTCATCACCCGCGCCGGCTTCGCCGGCACCAACGGCGAGGCACGCCGCTTCGTGCGCGGGGGTGCGGTTCGCCTTGGGGGAGAAGTGGTCCGGGACGAGAAGCTCTCCAAGCCGGCAACCGACCTGGACGGCGTAATCTTGCAGGTGGGCAAGCGGCGTTACGCCCGCATCGCCGTCCGTTAA
- a CDS encoding TraR/DksA family transcriptional regulator, with protein MANAELDEQFVAQQKERLLGLREELQRIQRGVRGDEQNMSEEQGDTQLDSGDQSQQMFNREMDATIGEQAGERLKDIERALEKIEEGTYGVSDESGEPIPRGRLEAAPEAIRTVNEQQDYERERRPPV; from the coding sequence GTGGCTAACGCGGAGCTTGACGAGCAGTTCGTGGCGCAGCAGAAGGAGCGGTTGCTGGGGTTGCGGGAGGAGTTGCAGCGGATACAGCGGGGTGTGCGGGGCGACGAGCAGAACATGAGCGAGGAGCAGGGGGACACGCAGCTCGACTCCGGGGACCAGAGCCAGCAGATGTTCAACCGGGAGATGGACGCGACCATCGGCGAGCAGGCCGGTGAGCGTCTGAAGGATATCGAGCGGGCGCTGGAGAAGATCGAGGAGGGTACCTACGGGGTCTCCGACGAGAGCGGGGAGCCGATACCGAGGGGCCGGCTGGAGGCGGCGCCCGAGGCGATCCGGACGGTGAACGAGCAGCAGGACTACGAGAGGGAGCGGCGCCCCCCGGTTTGA
- a CDS encoding ArsA family ATPase: protein MRTILYTGKGGVGKTSVAAATALKAAGQGKNVLVMSTDPAHSLSDAFDAPIGPDPKKMATGVWAQEMDHTAMIEENWAEIQSYVSTVFEWQGANTLAAEELAMLPGMDELFGLLMVRRHHQEEAYDALVVDAAPTGETLKLLSLPDQMNWYVEKILPIQRRAAKLVRPFANRAKSLPPLPEDSVFAAGQRFYEAIAGVEEILTDRKRSSVRLVVNAEKMVVAEARRAYTYLNLYDYGVDAVVVNRLLPDSVTDPYFSLWREAQGRHMRSIEESFSPIPILTARLFDREMFGLEALGALAEDVFDGTDPLPMLFNGAAHDVIKTEGGYEVVFNLPLAEKKEVDLSKRGAELFVRVGGYRRNILLPDSLARLSAAGASIEDGRLKVRLTDVI from the coding sequence TTGAGGACCATCCTCTACACGGGCAAGGGCGGCGTGGGCAAGACGAGCGTCGCCGCGGCCACGGCGTTGAAGGCGGCCGGGCAGGGGAAGAACGTGCTCGTTATGAGCACGGACCCGGCGCATTCGCTTTCGGACGCCTTCGACGCGCCAATCGGGCCGGACCCGAAAAAGATGGCGACGGGCGTGTGGGCGCAGGAGATGGACCACACGGCCATGATCGAGGAGAACTGGGCCGAGATACAGTCCTACGTCTCGACGGTCTTCGAGTGGCAGGGCGCGAACACTCTGGCCGCCGAGGAGCTGGCGATGCTCCCGGGGATGGACGAGCTCTTTGGCCTCCTGATGGTCAGGCGGCACCACCAGGAGGAGGCGTACGACGCGCTGGTCGTGGATGCCGCGCCCACGGGGGAGACGCTCAAGCTTCTCAGCCTGCCGGACCAGATGAACTGGTACGTCGAGAAGATCCTGCCGATACAGCGCCGCGCCGCGAAGCTGGTGCGTCCCTTCGCGAACAGGGCGAAGTCCCTGCCGCCCCTGCCGGAAGACAGCGTATTTGCCGCGGGCCAGAGGTTCTACGAGGCGATAGCCGGCGTCGAGGAGATCCTGACCGACAGGAAGAGGTCTTCGGTCCGCCTGGTCGTGAACGCCGAGAAGATGGTGGTCGCCGAGGCCCGCAGGGCCTACACGTACCTGAACCTCTACGACTACGGGGTCGACGCCGTGGTGGTGAACCGGCTCCTGCCCGACTCGGTTACCGATCCGTACTTCTCGCTCTGGCGCGAGGCGCAGGGGCGGCACATGAGGAGCATCGAGGAGTCTTTCTCCCCGATCCCGATCCTCACGGCCCGTCTCTTCGACCGCGAGATGTTCGGCTTGGAGGCGCTGGGCGCCCTGGCCGAAGACGTTTTCGACGGTACGGACCCGCTGCCGATGCTCTTCAACGGGGCGGCGCACGACGTTATCAAGACCGAAGGCGGGTACGAGGTTGTTTTCAACCTGCCGCTCGCGGAGAAGAAAGAGGTTGACCTCTCCAAGCGCGGGGCGGAGCTCTTCGTGCGGGTCGGGGGCTACAGGCGGAACATCCTGCTCCCGGACTCGCTGGCCCGGCTCTCGGCGGCGGGGGCGAGTATCGAGGATGGGCGACTGAAGGTGAGGCTCACGGATGTTATCTGA
- the pdxS gene encoding pyridoxal 5'-phosphate synthase lyase subunit PdxS, whose translation MSENGRLTGTFRVKSGMAQMLKGGVIMDVVDAEQARIAEESGAVAVMALERVPADIRADGGVARMSDPEMISGIQEAVSIPVMAKARIGHFVEAQVLEALEVDYIDESEVLTPADEKHHIDKAAFEVPFVCGATNLGEALRRIGEGAAMIRSKGEAGTGNVVEAVRHMRSIVGGIRRLGVLEEDELMSEAKELQAPYELVRWVAENGRLPVVLFTAGGIATPSDAALMMQLGADGVFVGSGIFKSGDPATRARAIVKATTHFKDAKVVAEASRGLGEAMVGREMGSLKDEERLATRGW comes from the coding sequence ATGTCGGAAAACGGGCGGTTAACCGGGACGTTCAGGGTCAAGAGCGGGATGGCCCAGATGCTCAAAGGCGGCGTGATCATGGACGTCGTCGACGCCGAACAGGCGCGCATCGCCGAGGAGTCGGGCGCCGTCGCCGTGATGGCGCTCGAGCGTGTACCCGCCGATATCAGGGCGGACGGGGGGGTCGCCAGGATGAGCGACCCCGAGATGATCTCCGGCATCCAGGAAGCGGTCTCGATCCCCGTGATGGCGAAGGCGCGTATAGGCCACTTCGTCGAGGCCCAGGTGCTCGAAGCGCTCGAGGTCGACTACATCGACGAGTCTGAAGTTTTGACGCCGGCCGACGAGAAACATCACATAGACAAGGCCGCCTTCGAGGTGCCCTTTGTTTGCGGTGCTACGAACCTCGGGGAGGCTTTGCGGCGCATCGGCGAGGGTGCGGCCATGATCCGGTCGAAGGGCGAGGCGGGCACGGGCAACGTGGTCGAGGCCGTCCGCCACATGCGGTCCATCGTCGGCGGCATCCGTCGCCTGGGCGTGCTGGAAGAAGACGAGCTCATGAGCGAGGCGAAGGAGTTGCAGGCCCCTTACGAGCTGGTTCGGTGGGTCGCGGAGAACGGCCGGTTGCCGGTCGTGCTATTCACGGCGGGCGGGATCGCGACGCCCTCGGACGCGGCGTTGATGATGCAGCTCGGGGCCGACGGGGTGTTCGTGGGGAGCGGTATCTTCAAGAGCGGGGACCCGGCCACGCGGGCGCGGGCCATCGTGAAGGCGACGACGCACTTCAAGGACGCGAAGGTCGTGGCCGAGGCGAGCCGGGGCCTGGGCGAGGCCATGGTCGGCCGGGAGATGGGGAGCCTCAAGGACGAGGAGCGGCTCGCCACGCGTGGCTGGTAA
- the pdxT gene encoding pyridoxal 5'-phosphate synthase glutaminase subunit PdxT produces the protein MAGNGDRPKVGILALQGDVREHAEILRRLGVEPVEVRTAGELEGLAGVIVPGGESTTIGKMMVSSGLLDGIRSYFYRGGPVWGTCAGMVLAASATTGPRQPLLGVMNALVERNGFGRQVHSFEKDLEVEGFDGPFTGVFIRAPFYEDVGPGVEVLSEVDGRVVAARGENILVTAFHPELTDDTRFHEYFLKEVCGIERS, from the coding sequence GTGGCTGGTAACGGCGACAGGCCGAAGGTCGGCATACTCGCCCTCCAGGGCGACGTGCGGGAGCACGCCGAGATCCTGCGGAGGCTCGGCGTCGAGCCCGTCGAGGTAAGGACGGCCGGGGAGCTCGAAGGCCTCGCCGGCGTCATAGTGCCCGGCGGGGAGTCGACGACCATCGGGAAGATGATGGTCTCTTCGGGGCTGCTCGACGGCATCCGTAGCTACTTTTACCGGGGTGGGCCCGTCTGGGGGACGTGCGCGGGGATGGTGCTCGCGGCTTCCGCGACGACGGGGCCGCGCCAGCCCTTGCTCGGGGTGATGAACGCGCTCGTGGAGCGCAACGGGTTCGGGCGGCAGGTCCACTCCTTCGAGAAGGACCTGGAAGTGGAGGGCTTCGACGGGCCGTTCACGGGGGTCTTTATCCGGGCGCCGTTCTACGAGGACGTGGGGCCCGGGGTCGAGGTCCTGTCTGAGGTGGACGGGCGCGTCGTGGCGGCGCGGGGGGAGAACATACTGGTGACGGCCTTCCACCCCGAGCTCACGGACGACACCAGGTTTCACGAGTACTTTCTCAAGGAGGTGTGCGGCATTGAGCGGTCATAG